The genomic window CGGCCTCGCGGCggccctcctccttctccagctCGGTGGCCGCGATCTGCAGCATCACGCTCTGCAGGGGCGCGGGGAGGGGGGCGGTGAGCCTGCGTCCTGCGCAGAGACCCCCCGCGGgccgccccaccccctcccaggacCCCCTCCTACCTTCAGGTGCTGCCGCCGGGCCGTGATGGCCCTGTTGCGTTTCTGCAGGGGAGAACGGGGGTCAGGGCCGGGCCCGGGGGACCCCACACCCTTCCCGCCCGGGGCCCTGCTCCAGGGGCACGGGGCTGCATGGTGGGTGCCATTGGGCTGGATGGaccgggctgggggagggggaggccgggTGCAGAGGTCAGAAAGAAGAAGTGAGGAGGCCCCGTCTGCACTTCCCTCGCCCCACGAGGCCCCCAGCAGCCACTTCCTCTTTCATCagcatctgggggtgggggggctggggcggggtgtgtgtgtgctgggcgtctcctctgggcctccagggccctgcagccctgaccCCTGAGCGGCCCCGAGGGTGACAGGGGCGCGGAGCCCCCACACTTCTGGTCCCTAAGGTACTCACCTCTTCACTGcgcaggaggaagaggggagaagagagagaggttagGTTGCGGCTGGGGGAGCGGTGGCAGGTATGacagggcaggtggggagggggcggtggctgaggagggcaggggagtTGCTGGGGGGGCCGGGACCCCCGCAGGGCGAGgggaaggcggggtgggggggaccccGGGCTGGGCACCACTTACTCTCCCATGCTGAGGTTTGGAGCTCAGAGCCTGTGGGGACAGAAAGAGGGGTCAGGGCCTGGCGCCGCCCGACACcagcctggcagggctggggggcacAGGCCTCATACTCCCACTCCCAAGGGGTGATGTCTCAGGACTCCCGCCCACCCTGGGGCGAGGACTGGCTCCCAGAATGCCCTGGGCAGGGCCTGAGGCGCTGCAGCTGTCCCGCAGGAGGGACGGGCCAGCGCAGGTGGCTGCCCGGACTCCTGGTTATTTTTAACTCTGCTCCTTTGGCATGCGGGAGGACCCTCCCCGGTGTGGCTCCGGGCGCAGGCCCTGGGGTCGTGGGACCcatccattgccctcccgggggTCCTGAGCGTGCAGGCCTGGTCCCCTGCCGCCGGTGCAGGCCCCCGGCCCGGTCCGCGCCATCTCCCCCGGCAGCTGCCCCTGCTCCGCTCTCCTGGCTCTtcggcagccccagccccaggccccctgccccgggAAGCCCTGCGGGCCGCTCACGGGGCAGCACCCTGTCCACGGGCCTCGAAGCCGGGCCCAGCCTCACCTAACGTCGGGGACCAGGACTGGGAGCGAGGTCGTGCTGGCCGTGGCAAGTTGGGATGGTGGGCCCCCGCGAGGCTATAAATGCCCTCCCCCGGGCTGGGCCCCTGCTCAGAAAGGAGACAGCGTCTTCCCTAGACCAATGGGGGCACACGGAGCCCAGAGACCTCCCcacggcccagcccaggccgccgCCGGCCGCGTGCTGCTGGCCCATCCAAGAAGTCTTGGGTATGCGTGTGGGGGGAGCCACTCGGGTTGTTCTATTTAGGGCTCGGTGACGGGGTCGAGATGCCTTCTTGATCCTTGCAAGGAGCCCGAGAGGACAGTGGCCCGGGACCGCGGCGGCCGGGGACCGCAGCGGCCGGCTCTGCCCGTGGGCCTCGGGGCTCCCCGCGAAGCCTTGGCCCAGCGGTGTGAAACTCTGCTCCTAATGGCCCCCCAGCCTCCCGCAGCCAGGCCCACCCCCCACCGGCCCCTGCCGTGTCCTGGAGCAGGGCCAAGGCCCACGCTGGCCACATCCACCTTCTCCTGCAGGCTAAGGCCCGGACCTCCAagcagccccaggcagggagcCGCATGGGCCTGTGTCCCCGCCGCCGGGGAGCGGGTGCCCTGGAGATGCGcgcacggtggggggggggggctcccagcCTGCGCCCGCCCAGCCCGCGGGCCCCTTCACGGGGGCAGAACGGCACCGCCGCCCGGGAACCTCTGTGTGACCCGAGGGGCTCCAGGCTGCCTGGCTGCCCGGGCAGGCCCCGCCCTGCTGGGGCCCCGTGCTTGGCCCCCGGGGCAGGATCAGCGGCACATTGACGAGGGAGGATTTGGGGGCGCTGAACTTTTCCAGATGCTCGGGGATTAGGAGCACatccgggctggggctgggcccccaAAGGCCCCTGAACGTTGCAAAGAtgtctgctgccccctgctgctcaCGCGCGGGAGGCAGAGGGGACACCCCTCCCTCCGCGGCCGccacccaggccccctcccctccccacctcctccccgtCCTTGAGGAGGGCAGAGCGGTGTGTCCCCCACCACCGTGTCCCCACAGGGCAGAAGCAGgacacaaaggagagagagaaggcattTATTTGGGGGGTCCCCACGCAGGGCGGAGCGGCCGAGCGCCCACAGCGCTCAGAAGTGAGGCACGGGCAGGCGCAGGCGAGGCTGTAGGCCCAGGGCCCGGTCCACCTCCCGGGCGGGCTGCAGCCGGTGCCACTGGGCCACGGGCCGCCGGGCGTGGGCCAGCATGTCGGCCCAGTGCTGCAGCGGCTGGCCAGAGGCCCGGGCACTCAGCAGCACCTTGCCCACCGGCTCCATCCGGGCCTGCGGGCCCCGGGCCCAGACGGCCAGCACCAGGTCTACACTCTGGGCGGAGCAGGGCAGCGGGTCCATGGaggagcgagagagacagagaaaggagacagcgAGCGAGCCTGGTCAGCCGGGCCGTGCGAGGCTGCAGcccgccctgcccctgccatGCGGCCCACCTGGATCTGGCTGAGCGGCACGGGGAAGGAGAAGGCCTCGTTGAAATAGGGCGCGGCCGTGCCGCTCCGGGCCGaggtcttcctcctcttccacttCCTCCGGTTCAGGACGAGCTGGACCTTCACGAAGCTCTCTGTGTGGGCGAGAGGGCGCCCCGAGGCTGAGGGCCGGGCGCAGGGACCCCAGCCCTCCTTCCActgtggtgggggcggggcagcctggcTCTCACCTGCCAGCGCGGGGCTCAGGCCTCGGGCCTCCAGCACCACCACGGTCAGCTGGCCCGAGCCGGGCACGTAGCGGAGGGAGCAGCACAGCTCCCCGACCTGCTCAGGCTGGGGCGGCGAGGGAGAGGGGCTTCAATCGGGCTGAGCCGCCgcccgcctcccccgcccccgctccgGGCGCCAGTTGGTCAGGGCCTCACCTCGGCGCTGCCCGGCGGGCCCAGCTGGTGCCAGCGCTCCAAGACGTGCTGCAGGTCCTCGCTGCCCAGGGGCAGGAGGAGCTCGCCCAGCGGCTCGTGCTCCGAGAAGCGCCTGAAGTTGAAAAGCTGCACCCGCACGGAGGCGCGGGGCAGCTCGGCCCGGGGGACCTGAGGGCGGCGGGCAGGGCCGTGAGCCGGGCGCTgctggcccggccctgcccgcccGGCCCCGGCCGGCTGGGCGCAGACTCACGTGGAAGCAACAGGTTTCGTCAAACACGGGGCACGGCGTGTCGTGGTGCACCCTCGTCTCGTGCCTGTGTCCGGGCTGCGTGGAGACGCTGGCGCGGGCGTAGCAGTCCACCGTGCCCGCGGCCTTCAGGGCGGCCGCCTGCCTCAGCCCCACCTTGAGCTGGGAGCCGGCGGGGTGGGCTCAGCCGAGGGGCTCCCcggggccggccccgccccccgccgccgccgggtGCCCACCTCCTGGGCCGCAGGGTCATACTCCAGGGAGAGCTGCAGGCGTCCCCACGGCTGCAGGCCCGACTCCAGGTCGTCCACTTCCGGCTGCACCTGCGGTGGACAGGGTTCCACCCTGTGGGTCCAGGCTCTCGCCTCCCGCCCAGGCCACCAGAGGGCTCAGCCACGCGAGGCCGGCCAGACCCACCCGGGCACCGGCTGACTCCCGCACCCCCGCTCGGACCACCCTGGGGGGTGGGCTCGCCCTTGGCCTGTGCCTGAGCTGCCCCACGCCCACCCTGGCGGTCACCCTCTCCGGATGGAGCAGGCCGGGGCCGCCGCTCAccgggtgggtggtggtggtgctgcgGGCACTGCCCAGGCCCACGGCCTCCTTGTCTCCCGGCTTCTTCCTGcggcgctggcggcggcggcagcagcacaCGGCGCAGACGATGCAGGAGAGGACGAGGGCTCCCGCAGCGAGAGCGAGGACCACGAGTGCCCAGCGGGGCCCTGGGAGCACCGAGGGCCGAGGTGCGTCTGCGGGCGGCCACGgccacccccggccccgcccggcccggcccggccacACTCCCCCTgggggtcctgccactcacagtgGATCCTGGACACGAGGTCTGGAATGAGCCCCGGCAGCGCCGTGGTGGTGCCAGCTGTGGCCGGGGCACCGGGGGTCTCCGTGGGCTGCCCCATCCTCCCACCAGCTGTCTTGGAGGAAATGGCCAGGGGGGCCAGGTCACAGAGGGGAGTGACCCGCTGCCACATCTGCCGGGCAGCCTGCGTGGCCAGGGacgaggggagggaggggcttggCCTCGGCCAGAGTATGTCAGCCTGGAGGCACGGGCCGGCCCTGGCCAGCAcccccagtcccagtcccagccccagccaagcaGGCCCGGCCCATGCAGCCAGTCCCCGGAATCCCCCACAGAGCGACCCCCACTACCCCTTCCAGGaagtcccctccctccctgcctgcccgccccaggccctgggccctgcctggggtTGGGTGAGGGGGATGTCTCAGCTTAGCAGGGGCCCTAGGCCCCACCAGAGCACGTCGGGGCAGGCACAGGCGGACATGTGGAGGCCCAGGCCTAGGCCCAGGCAACCTGGGATGTGGGGTCGGGGGCTGGTGGGgtcatgggggaggggagccgaCCACTGCGGGAGGGagtgggagctggtttgagcaGGCCCCCACTGAGGGCTGAGGGTGTGTTCCCGGcaggggggctgggccagcagctcctggggacAAGGGCaaggtgggggcagcagggccagggagcGGCCAGGACATTCCTAGGCAGCTGACTCAGGCTGCCCAGGCTCGCCTGCGCCTCCACGCCcgcctgggcccctcccagcaccccacctgcccagggcctggggtgggagtgAATCTGTCAGGGCTGCCCCCCGTCCCGCCAACGCTGGCCCACAGAGAGGCCTCAGCtcctagcagggggctgggggccgcggtgacccctggcctggggcagcgCTCAGCCCACCTCCTGCAGCAGCCAGCGGCCTCTGCGCCTGGCCCCAGGAGTCTGCGACGCCTCAGGGGCCCAGCGCAGGCCACCCCCTCCAGGAGGGCCCAGACCCCCCACACACAATGGGTGGGACAGAGAGGGACCCCAAGCAATGGCAGAGACACCCCTCCTCGGGCTCGGCTCCCAGCCTTCCAGGGCCTCAGTGttcaggggagggggctgagcccagaGCCCCAAACACTTGCAGACCACACCCCAGGGGTCCCGGCTCCTGCGCCCCTGTGTGGTCGGCGAGGAGGCCCAGGCCTGGTGGGCTCCCTGAATGAGGAGCATGTGGGGGACAGGAAAGGGACACACAGCCTGGGGCCAGCTTCCAGGGCTGCCCCTGCGCACGGGGTCTGGTTTAATGCCCGCCGTGGCTCACTTTCCCTCTGTGTTGGGAAGCCCCACCTTCTGTCCTGCCCCCTGTCCCGTGGCTGCCAGGGCCCCCGTCATGGCAGCAGAGGGGTGAGGGTCACACAGGGCCGGGCCTGC from Oryctolagus cuniculus chromosome 1, mOryCun1.1, whole genome shotgun sequence includes these protein-coding regions:
- the SYT8 gene encoding synaptotagmin-8 isoform X2, with translation MGRTAGTLLTGDQERQGLGQPRWPHGHRQSGPQEPARPLEEYALHRLQQSRGHPARCPLSLARSLGQQPQGVCPERDPPAAPPVGQPDRLSPLTHSLVTLGGSPGPREGPPPRGLARLPAVRWGCPQPGLPHPLPVTRGSAVPQVDWPQGTRGPRGQPGADRRRSGHQTAGGRMGQPTETPGAPATAGTTTALPGLIPDLVSRIHWPRWALVVLALAAGALVLSCIVCAVCCCRRRQRRRKKPGDKEAVGLGSARSTTTTHPVQPEVDDLESGLQPWGRLQLSLEYDPAAQELKVGLRQAAALKAAGTVDCYARASVSTQPGHRHETRVHHDTPCPVFDETCCFHVPRAELPRASVRVQLFNFRRFSEHEPLGELLLPLGSEDLQHVLERWHQLGPPGSAEPLSLAAPA
- the SYT8 gene encoding synaptotagmin-8 isoform X1, which produces MGRTAGTLLTGDQERQGLGQPRWPHGHRQSGPQEPARPLEEYALHRLQQSRGHPARCPLSLARSLGQQPQGVCPERDPPAAPPVGQPDRLSPLTHSLVTLGGSPGPREGPPPRGLARLPAVRWGCPQPGLPHPLPVTRGSAVPQVDWPQGTRGPRGQPGADRRRSGHQTAGGRMGQPTETPGAPATAGTTTALPGLIPDLVSRIHWPRWALVVLALAAGALVLSCIVCAVCCCRRRQRRRKKPGDKEAVGLGSARSTTTTHPVQPEVDDLESGLQPWGRLQLSLEYDPAAQELKVGLRQAAALKAAGTVDCYARASVSTQPGHRHETRVHHDTPCPVFDETCCFHVPRAELPRASVRVQLFNFRRFSEHEPLGELLLPLGSEDLQHVLERWHQLGPPGSAEPEQVGELCCSLRYVPGSGQLTVVVLEARGLSPALAESFVKVQLVLNRRKWKRRKTSARSGTAAPYFNEAFSFPVPLSQIQSVDLVLAVWARGPQARMEPVGKVLLSARASGQPLQHWADMLAHARRPVAQWHRLQPAREVDRALGLQPRLRLPVPHF
- the SYT8 gene encoding synaptotagmin-8 isoform X3, whose protein sequence is MGQPTETPGAPATAGTTTALPGLIPDLVSRIHWPRWALVVLALAAGALVLSCIVCAVCCCRRRQRRRKKPGDKEAVGLGSARSTTTTHPVQPEVDDLESGLQPWGRLQLSLEYDPAAQELKVGLRQAAALKAAGTVDCYARASVSTQPGHRHETRVHHDTPCPVFDETCCFHVPRAELPRASVRVQLFNFRRFSEHEPLGELLLPLGSEDLQHVLERWHQLGPPGSAEPEQVGELCCSLRYVPGSGQLTVVVLEARGLSPALAESFVKVQLVLNRRKWKRRKTSARSGTAAPYFNEAFSFPVPLSQIQSVDLVLAVWARGPQARMEPVGKVLLSARASGQPLQHWADMLAHARRPVAQWHRLQPAREVDRALGLQPRLRLPVPHF